In one window of Zingiber officinale cultivar Zhangliang chromosome 11A, Zo_v1.1, whole genome shotgun sequence DNA:
- the LOC122031009 gene encoding GPI mannosyltransferase 2-like, whose amino-acid sequence MPMAKKNAERAAECFLIRVALLSRLSLLTLIAFWRLLFASYDTSASLNPSCLSTAARDQPPEAVLWPRLGAVIEASVVWDGVFFLRIAQCGYEYEQAYAFLPLLPACIVLLSRSVFAPLVPIIGYRAVLAISGYLLNNLAFLLAAVFFYRVSVIVLKDTASALRASVLFCFNPASIFYSSIYSESLYALFSLGGIYYVFSGANTVAILLFALSGSARSNGALNAGYFCFQALRHAYDAINHKKKLLAAQAILIGAIQSILVFVPFLAFQEYGYFTICLGGNSTDSRPWCNERVPLLYGFLQSHYWGVGFLRYFQVKQLPNFLLASPTLSLAIGSVILYSNLLYEAFQPLHMHKKNDFTLVSKSVESNKSSDAPHASANDMSYNNGQAKKKIKRRKQQEIKQKISVCSEDHKSPDQIPQSKEEIDLILVLPFILHLAFLTFTAFFVMHVQVSTRFLSASPPIYWFASHLLVSNRVNSRRVGCLICAYFVSYVLLGSLLFSNFYPFT is encoded by the exons ATGCCAATGGCGAAGAAGAACGCAGAGAGAGCGGCGGAGTGCTTCTTGATCCGCGTTGCTCTCCTGTCGAGGCTCAGCCTTCTGACTCTGATCGCCTTTTGGCGCCTCCTCTTCGCCTCCTATGACACATCCGCCTCCCTCAACCCTAGCTGCCTCAGTACCGCAGCCCGTGACCAACCGCCGGAAGCCGTACTTTGGCCCCGGCTAGGGGCAGTGATTGAGGCCAGCGTCGTCTGGGATGGTGTCTTCTTCCTCCGGATCGCCCAGTGTGGCTACGAGTACGAGCAGGCGTATGCCTTCCTCCCTCTTCTTCCCGCCTGCATCGTCCTACTTTCTCGATCCG TGTTTGCTCCTTTGGTACCGATAATTGGGTACAGAGCTGTGTTGGCGATATCAGGTTATCTGTTGAACAATCTTGCCTTTTTGCTTGCTGCAGTTTTCTTCTATAG GGTATCAGTTATAGTCTTAAAAGACACAGCGTCTGCATTAAGAGCATCAGTTTTGTTCTGCTTTAACCCAGCATCAATTTTTTATTCATCAAT CTATTCAGAGAGTCTATATGCCTTATTTTCACTTGGGGGAATATACTATGTATTTTCTGGTGCAAACACTGTGGCGATCCTCCTGTTTGCACTCTCTGGTTCAGCTCGGTCAAATGGAGCACTTAATGCTGGTTATTTCTGTTTTCAGGCACTGAGACACGCTTATGATGCTATCAATCATAAAAAGAAGTTGCTC GCAGCACAGGCGATTCTGATTGGAGCCATACAATCTATTTTAGTATTTGTGCCATTTCTGGCATTCCAAGAATATGGATACTTCACTATCTGCTTAGGTGGTAATTCAACTGATTCGAGGCCTTGGTGCAATGAGAGAGTCCCTCTTCTATATGGTTTTCTTCAAAGTCATTACTG GGGAGTAGGTTTCCTTAGATATTTTCAAGTAAAACAGTTGCCTAATTTTCTTCTCGCATCTCCGACTCTATCTCTGGCTATTGGCTCAGTTATTCTTTACTCAAATTTACTATATGAAGCTTTTCAGCCATTACATATgcacaagaaaaatgattttactcTTGTGTCAAAGTCAGTTGAATCAAATAAAAGTTCAGATGCTCCCCATGCTTCAGCAAATGATATGTCTTATAATAATGGTCAAG CTAAGAAAAAGATTAAGCGGAGAAAGCAGCAAGAAAtaaaacagaaaatttcagtgtgTTCAGAAGATCATAAGTCTCCTGATCAAATTCCTCAATCAAAAGAAGAAATTGACTTGATCTTAGTTCTTCCTTTTATCTTGCATCTGGCATTTCTGACATTCACTGCCTTCTTCGTGATGCATGTACAG GTGTCAACGCGCTTCTTGTCAGCCAGCCCTCCTATATACTGGTTTGCATCTCACCTGTTAGTCTCAAACAGGGTCAACTCCAGAAGAGTGGGCTGCTTGATCTGTGCTTACTTTGTCAGTTATGTCCTCCTCGGCAGTTTGCTCTTCTCTAATTTCTATCCTTTCACTTGA